From a region of the Zonotrichia albicollis isolate bZonAlb1 chromosome 5, bZonAlb1.hap1, whole genome shotgun sequence genome:
- the NKX6-1 gene encoding homeobox protein Nkx-6.1: MLALGQMDGAPRQGAFLLGSPPLAALHSMAEMKAPLYPAYPLPAGPASSSSASASPASASPSPPLGSPGLKAPAASAAAAGGLSALGTAPPQLSAATPHGINDILSRPSMPLPGAALASASPSASSAAPAGLLAGLPRFGSLSPPPPPPPALYFSPGAAAAAAAVAAGRYPKPLAELPGRTPIFWPGVMQSPPWRDARLACAPHQGSILLDKDGKRKHTRPTFSGQQIFALEKTFEQTKYLAGPERARLAYSLGMTESQVKVWFQNRRTKWRKKHAAEMATAKKKQDSETERLKGASENEEEDDDYNKPLDPNSDDEKITQLLKKHKPGGGGLLLHPPEGEASV; encoded by the exons ATGCTGGCGCTGGGGCAGATGGACGGCGCGCCCCGGCAGGGCGCCTTCCTGCTGGGCAGCCCGCCGCTGGCCGCCCTGCACAGCATGGCCGAGATGAAGGCACCGCTGTACCCCGCGTACCCCCTGCCCGCCGGgcccgcctcctcctcctccgcctccGCCTCGCCCGCCTCCGCCTCGCCCTCGCCGCCGCTCGGCTCCCCGGGCCTCAAGGcgcccgccgcctccgccgccgccgcgggcgGGCTCTCGGCGCTGGGCACGGCCCCGCCGCAGCTCTCGGCCGCCACCCCGCACGGCATCAACGACATCCTCAGCCGGCCCTCCATGCCCCTGCCGGGCGCCGCGCTCGCCTCCGCCTCGCCCTCCGCTTCCTCGGCGGCTCCCGCCGGGCTGCTGGCCGGGCTGCCCCGCTTCGGCAGCCTCAgccctccgccgccgccgccgcccgccctcTACTTCAGTCctggcgccgccgccgccgccgccgccgtggCCGCCGGGCGCTACCCCAAGCCGCTGGCCGAGCTGCCGGGCCGgacgcccatcttctggccggggGTGATGCAGAGCCCGCCGTGGAGGGACGCCCGCCTCGCCTGCGCCCCCC ATCAAGGCTCAATTTTGCTGGATAAGGACGGGAAGAGAAAACATACAAGACCCACTTTTTCTGGCCAGCAGATTTTCGCTCTGGAAAAGACTTTTGAACAGACGAAATACCTGGCGGGCCCGGAGCGAGCCCGGCTGGCGTATTCCCTGGGGATGACGGAGAGCCAAGTCAAG GTCTGGTTCCAGAACCGACGGACCAAGTGGCGGAAGAAGCACGCGGCGGAGATGGCGACGGCAAAGAAGAAGCAGGACTCGGAGACGGAGCGGCTGAAGGGCGCCTCGGAGAACGAGGAGGAGGACGATGACTACAACAAGCCCCTGGACCCCAATTCGGACGATGAGAAGATCACGCAGCTCCTGAAGAAACACAAGCCGGGGGGCGGAGGGCTGTTGCTGCACCCCCCGGAGGGAGAGGCCTCCGTCTAG